The Chryseobacterium aureum genome contains a region encoding:
- a CDS encoding alpha-L-fucosidase: protein MKSSLIKAVFLGLLFSAHTIDAQMKTADNSKKMEWFKNAKLGIFIHWGIYSVDGISESWSFFNNYINHENYMKQLNGFSASNYQPEQWASLIKESGAKYAVITTKHHDGVALWNSKAEKAITIPQNSLAKKEVLSPFVTALKKSGLKTGLYFSLPDWSHPYYDVNTRTKKRYEIKNDPKRWQYFISYYQTQLNELSSQYSPDLLWFDGDWEHTSEEWKAPQTLDLLKKYNPDIIINSRLNSHGDYDTPEQGIPVIAPQNPYWELCYTMNDSWGYQPYDKAYKTPNMIVRTLADVISMGGNLLLDMGPKSDGTLPEEQIEILKNLGRWTSKNKHAIYETTRGIPFENYKGKSSFSLSKKSLFLYLEEARTFSKIYGLATQPLSAKIIGDPTAAITLDLNAEKTLTLNFSNVKFDKDVTVVELNFDTPPVFLKDFKEEKHSLSEILDNKNSQEAAYSIGSMLYNGNNLLNASGLTSDGLDMKIAKTPKTNPETLQWISKHAEALFETEKGLPNGHYPGISTLSKDKQTLYLFVEGTPTGPVALKGIKNGIARIRIVGEGTMLSHRIYNKLYWSDRPGIVYIDIPKEKLDKQMTVIAVLLNNPLELYREHVGAIENNL, encoded by the coding sequence ATGAAAAGCAGTCTGATTAAAGCTGTTTTCCTTGGGTTACTATTTTCTGCACATACAATAGATGCCCAGATGAAAACTGCTGACAACAGCAAAAAAATGGAATGGTTTAAAAATGCCAAACTGGGTATTTTTATTCACTGGGGAATTTATTCTGTTGATGGCATCTCAGAATCCTGGTCTTTTTTCAACAATTATATCAATCACGAAAATTATATGAAACAGCTGAATGGTTTTTCAGCTTCCAACTATCAGCCGGAGCAATGGGCAAGTCTGATTAAAGAATCCGGAGCAAAATATGCCGTTATTACCACCAAACATCATGATGGTGTAGCTTTATGGAATTCAAAAGCAGAAAAGGCAATCACTATTCCTCAAAATTCTCTGGCAAAAAAAGAGGTACTGAGTCCATTTGTCACAGCTTTGAAAAAATCAGGGCTAAAAACCGGCCTTTATTTCTCTCTACCGGATTGGAGCCATCCGTATTACGACGTTAATACGCGTACAAAAAAGCGCTACGAAATCAAAAATGATCCGAAACGCTGGCAGTATTTCATCAGCTATTATCAGACCCAGCTTAATGAACTGTCTTCTCAATATTCTCCGGATCTTCTTTGGTTTGATGGCGACTGGGAACATACTTCTGAAGAATGGAAAGCTCCACAAACCCTGGATTTGCTTAAAAAATACAATCCTGATATTATCATCAACTCCCGGCTCAACAGTCATGGAGATTATGATACTCCTGAGCAGGGAATTCCGGTCATTGCACCACAAAATCCTTACTGGGAACTTTGCTATACCATGAACGATTCATGGGGATACCAGCCTTATGATAAAGCTTACAAAACACCGAACATGATTGTCAGAACCCTGGCGGATGTGATCAGTATGGGAGGAAATCTTCTGCTTGATATGGGTCCGAAATCAGACGGCACCCTTCCCGAAGAACAAATTGAAATTCTGAAAAACCTGGGCAGATGGACTTCCAAAAACAAGCATGCTATTTATGAAACAACCCGCGGAATTCCATTTGAAAATTATAAAGGAAAGTCATCTTTTTCTCTATCAAAAAAATCTTTATTCCTTTATCTGGAAGAAGCCAGAACCTTCAGCAAGATCTATGGATTGGCAACCCAACCTCTTTCAGCAAAAATTATCGGGGACCCTACCGCTGCTATTACACTGGATCTCAATGCTGAAAAAACACTGACCCTTAATTTTTCCAATGTAAAATTTGACAAAGATGTCACTGTTGTAGAACTCAATTTTGATACCCCTCCAGTTTTTCTAAAGGATTTTAAGGAAGAAAAACATTCTCTTTCCGAAATTTTGGACAACAAAAATTCACAGGAAGCCGCTTACAGCATTGGCAGTATGCTATATAACGGCAATAATCTGCTGAATGCATCGGGACTGACCAGTGACGGACTTGATATGAAAATCGCGAAAACACCAAAAACCAATCCTGAAACCTTGCAGTGGATCAGCAAACATGCAGAAGCTCTTTTTGAAACTGAAAAAGGGCTGCCGAATGGTCATTATCCGGGGATAAGCACATTATCAAAAGATAAACAGACGCTTTATCTTTTTGTGGAAGGAACGCCTACAGGCCCGGTTGCTTTAAAAGGTATAAAAAACGGAATTGCCAGAATCAGAATCGTAGGCGAAGGCACGATGCTTTCCCATAGAATTTACAATAAACTTTACTGGAGTGATAGACCTGGAATTGTGTATATCGATATTCCAAAGGAAAAACTTGATAAGCAAATGACCGTTATTGCTGTATTACTTAATAATCCACTGGAACTTTACAGAGAACATGTGGGAGCTATTGAAAATAATCTTTAA
- the chrA gene encoding MNIO class RiPP chryseobasin precursor ChrA produces the protein MKIPVVVMTSLLAVGVSAQTTKPVNKTKKPVKKIKKESVVKTPEKPKPDKPAVIVQKDSVIPRGHGCPACGMG, from the coding sequence ATGAAAATTCCAGTAGTAGTAATGACGAGTTTATTAGCGGTAGGGGTTTCTGCGCAGACTACTAAGCCAGTCAATAAAACGAAGAAACCCGTAAAGAAAATTAAAAAAGAATCAGTGGTCAAAACTCCGGAAAAGCCAAAACCGGACAAGCCCGCAGTTATTGTGCAAAAAGACAGTGTTATTCCTCGTGGTCATGGCTGTCCGGCTTGCGGAATGGGATAA
- the chrH gene encoding MNIO family chryseobactin maturase: MSKPLLGISMMAEADFVSAVLPLLQTDSVDVLEWSFDTLYHSYEPDWLHDLLNFYAENNRLIGHGVYYSLFDGRWTGRQEEWLKKLQEEVSLRKYNHITEHFGFMNTENFHQGVPLPVSLHPQTLEIGKDRLYRLQEAVNIPVGIENLAFSFSVDDVKEQGVFLDKLTENTDSFLILDLHNIYCQSCNFQVGLQELIELYPLDKVKEIHLSGGSWQESAYGKKQVRRDTHDDVIPDEIFSVIPYVLMKCQNLEYVIIERLGHTLKTQEEKDNFVMDFNEVKNIIEASAWKKKEKKSWNKKEVRLSEKPLEDLVLYEEQSRLTRLLFDNIDAATFKGVDFHYFKTENWDPEMIVTAQNIIKKWNPY; encoded by the coding sequence ATGAGCAAACCGCTGTTAGGAATATCAATGATGGCAGAAGCAGATTTTGTTTCTGCCGTTTTGCCATTGTTACAAACCGATTCCGTAGATGTGCTGGAATGGTCTTTTGATACGCTTTATCATTCATATGAACCAGATTGGCTGCATGATCTACTGAATTTTTATGCCGAAAATAACCGGTTGATCGGGCATGGGGTTTATTATTCCCTGTTTGATGGAAGATGGACCGGCAGGCAGGAAGAATGGCTGAAGAAGCTCCAGGAAGAAGTCAGCTTGCGGAAATACAACCATATAACGGAACATTTTGGTTTCATGAATACTGAAAATTTTCATCAGGGAGTACCGCTGCCTGTATCACTGCATCCCCAAACCTTAGAGATCGGGAAGGATAGGCTGTACAGACTTCAGGAGGCTGTAAATATTCCTGTGGGTATAGAAAATCTGGCCTTTTCATTTTCTGTGGATGATGTTAAAGAACAGGGAGTCTTCCTGGATAAACTGACAGAAAATACCGATAGTTTCCTGATTCTTGATCTTCATAATATATATTGCCAATCCTGTAATTTTCAAGTTGGACTGCAGGAACTCATAGAGCTGTATCCGCTGGATAAAGTGAAAGAGATTCATCTTTCAGGGGGAAGCTGGCAGGAGAGTGCTTATGGGAAAAAGCAGGTGAGGAGGGATACCCATGATGATGTTATTCCTGATGAGATTTTTTCTGTTATACCCTATGTGCTGATGAAATGCCAAAATCTTGAATATGTTATTATCGAGAGGCTTGGCCATACGCTGAAAACACAAGAGGAAAAGGATAATTTCGTGATGGACTTTAATGAAGTTAAAAATATAATTGAAGCTTCAGCCTGGAAAAAGAAGGAAAAGAAAAGCTGGAATAAGAAAGAAGTAAGACTTTCCGAGAAACCTTTGGAAGACTTGGTTTTATATGAAGAACAGTCCAGGCTTACCCGGCTTCTATTTGATAATATAGATGCTGCAACCTTTAAAGGTGTGGATTTTCATTATTTTAAAACAGAAAACTGGGATCCCGAAATGATTGTGACTGCCCAGAATATCATTAAAAAATGGAATCCTTATTAA
- the chrI gene encoding chryseobasin maturation helper ChrI yields the protein MKMTTFVLIITAVLTALIGGLFYAYSCSVVLGLGKLSDTEYLRAMQNINREILNPVFFMSFMGTAILLPVSAFLFRGHQPVFIFLLLATLAYLIGVFGVTVAGNVPMNDTLDKFDISSSTVGAITQMRENFENRWNFLNNIRTVFSVISIIFVVCACVWNRDI from the coding sequence ATGAAAATGACAACATTTGTACTGATCATTACTGCTGTCCTCACTGCTTTAATTGGAGGACTTTTCTATGCTTATTCATGTTCGGTTGTTCTTGGATTGGGAAAGCTTTCTGATACGGAATACCTGAGGGCAATGCAGAATATCAACCGTGAAATTCTCAATCCGGTTTTTTTTATGAGTTTTATGGGAACCGCAATTCTTTTGCCGGTATCAGCTTTTTTATTTCGGGGACATCAGCCGGTTTTTATTTTTCTTTTGCTGGCGACACTGGCCTATCTGATTGGTGTTTTCGGGGTGACTGTTGCAGGGAATGTTCCAATGAACGATACTTTGGATAAGTTTGATATTTCAAGTTCTACAGTGGGAGCCATCACGCAAATGCGTGAAAACTTTGAAAATAGATGGAATTTTCTGAATAATATAAGAACTGTATTTTCCGTCATTTCAATCATTTTTGTAGTCTGCGCCTGTGTCTGGAACAGGGATATTTAA
- the rpe gene encoding ribulose-phosphate 3-epimerase yields the protein MKTKLIAPSLLSADFGNLQRDIEMLNNSQADWFHIDVMDGRFVPNISFGFPVMKTVQQHAKKFVDVHLMIVEPEKYVDEFINHGADLISVHYEACTHLHRTIHHIQSKGAKAGVVLNPSTPVLMLEDIIADVDLVLLMSVNPGFGGQKFIENTYKKIAETKDLILSNNSTALIEIDGGVNLDNASKLFEAGADVLVAGNAVFSAESPERTIELLKI from the coding sequence ATGAAAACGAAGCTTATTGCTCCATCCCTTTTATCTGCAGACTTTGGGAATCTGCAAAGAGACATTGAAATGCTGAATAATTCCCAGGCCGACTGGTTCCACATTGATGTAATGGACGGCAGATTTGTTCCTAACATTTCATTTGGCTTTCCGGTGATGAAAACCGTTCAGCAGCACGCCAAAAAATTTGTGGATGTTCACCTGATGATTGTGGAACCCGAAAAATATGTTGATGAATTCATCAATCATGGTGCAGATCTTATTTCTGTGCATTATGAAGCATGTACCCATCTTCACAGAACGATTCACCATATTCAGAGTAAAGGAGCAAAAGCAGGGGTCGTTTTAAATCCTTCCACTCCGGTTTTAATGCTTGAAGACATTATTGCGGACGTAGATCTTGTATTGCTGATGAGTGTAAACCCAGGATTTGGAGGGCAGAAATTCATTGAAAATACCTATAAGAAGATTGCTGAAACAAAGGATCTGATCTTGAGCAACAACTCTACAGCGCTCATCGAAATAGATGGCGGTGTAAATCTTGACAATGCCTCTAAACTTTTTGAAGCCGGAGCTGATGTTCTGGTAGCAGGAAATGCAGTTTTCTCAGCAGAAAGTCCTGAAAGAACCATTGAGCTTTTAAAAATTTAA
- the chrP gene encoding chryseobasin maturation metalloprotease ChrP: MKFEKKSLKFLEKYLNTSSPTGYEHKGQEVWMDYIRPYVDTIEVDHYGTCYGIINPEAEFKVVIEAHADEISWYVNYITDDGLIYVIRNGGSDQTIAPSKVVHIHGENGIVKGVFGWPAIHTRANQNEPTPKIENIFIDCGATSKKEVEEMGIFVGCMITYPDEFFEMNDRYFVCRALDNRIGGFMIAEVARLLKENKKSIPFGLYITNSVQEEVGLYGADMIADTIKPNIAIVTDVTHDTTTPMIEKKKEGDQKCGAGPVVFFAPSVHHTIRELIIDTAKSKKIPFQRAAASRATGTDTDAFAHSNGGVPSALISLPLRYMHTTVEMVSKEDVGNVIKLIYETILKIKPEMKLKYH, from the coding sequence ATGAAATTTGAAAAGAAATCTTTGAAATTTTTAGAAAAATATTTGAACACTTCGTCACCAACCGGTTACGAACACAAAGGACAGGAAGTCTGGATGGATTATATCCGGCCTTATGTAGATACAATAGAAGTAGACCATTATGGAACCTGCTATGGGATTATCAATCCGGAAGCAGAATTTAAAGTAGTGATTGAGGCCCATGCAGATGAAATTTCATGGTATGTTAATTATATTACGGATGACGGGCTGATCTATGTGATCAGAAACGGAGGATCAGATCAAACAATTGCTCCTTCAAAAGTGGTTCATATCCACGGAGAAAACGGAATTGTAAAAGGAGTATTCGGGTGGCCGGCTATTCATACAAGAGCCAATCAAAATGAGCCAACCCCAAAAATCGAAAATATTTTTATAGACTGTGGTGCCACCTCCAAGAAAGAAGTGGAGGAAATGGGAATTTTTGTAGGCTGCATGATCACCTACCCGGATGAATTCTTTGAAATGAATGACAGGTATTTTGTATGCAGAGCGCTGGATAACAGAATCGGAGGCTTTATGATCGCTGAAGTAGCAAGACTTTTAAAAGAAAATAAAAAATCTATTCCTTTCGGACTTTATATTACCAACTCTGTACAGGAAGAAGTAGGTTTATACGGAGCAGACATGATTGCTGACACCATCAAACCTAATATTGCCATTGTAACAGATGTTACCCATGACACCACGACTCCAATGATTGAGAAGAAAAAAGAAGGTGACCAGAAATGTGGTGCAGGACCTGTAGTATTCTTTGCCCCAAGCGTTCACCACACCATCAGAGAACTGATTATTGACACAGCAAAGTCTAAAAAGATTCCTTTCCAAAGAGCAGCGGCAAGCAGAGCAACAGGAACTGATACAGACGCGTTTGCCCATTCTAACGGCGGAGTACCAAGTGCGTTAATTTCCCTACCTTTGCGCTATATGCACACAACGGTAGAAATGGTTTCTAAAGAAGATGTAGGGAATGTCATTAAACTGATCTATGAAACCATTCTTAAGATCAAACCGGAAATGAAACTGAAATATCACTAA
- a CDS encoding DUF4294 domain-containing protein codes for MNFSKIICLFIFFFGVSVFGQKDGVVAKPLNQYPAESLKTDEFGNKYYYDEQQKVKIYEINGEPVVVLDELVLVNKPRFNNQLDKNYYYFLNKKLYRVYPLFVTALQQYRDIQKDMNDMDSKAKRKFVRERQNMLADQYEKQLRDLTTTEGQVFAKLMNRATGKNVYEIIKELRGGWSAFWWNVKGKMADIDLKDRYDPHTNRSDEFIESLLQSNWNSGYLQPYPGANDFKIKK; via the coding sequence ATGAATTTTAGTAAGATTATCTGCCTTTTTATTTTCTTTTTTGGAGTCAGTGTTTTTGGCCAAAAGGATGGTGTAGTGGCAAAACCACTCAATCAATATCCGGCTGAATCATTGAAGACAGATGAATTTGGAAATAAATATTATTATGACGAGCAGCAAAAAGTCAAGATTTATGAAATCAATGGCGAGCCTGTAGTCGTATTAGACGAGTTGGTTTTGGTTAATAAACCGAGATTTAATAATCAACTGGATAAAAATTACTACTATTTTCTGAATAAAAAGCTGTACAGGGTATATCCGCTCTTTGTAACCGCATTACAGCAGTACAGGGATATCCAGAAAGATATGAATGATATGGACAGCAAGGCGAAAAGAAAATTTGTAAGAGAAAGACAGAATATGCTGGCTGATCAGTATGAAAAGCAGCTAAGGGATCTTACTACTACCGAGGGGCAGGTTTTTGCAAAGCTTATGAACAGGGCTACCGGAAAAAATGTATATGAAATTATTAAGGAATTAAGAGGAGGATGGAGCGCTTTCTGGTGGAATGTAAAAGGGAAAATGGCAGATATTGATCTGAAAGACCGCTATGATCCCCACACCAACAGAAGTGATGAATTTATTGAGTCACTCCTTCAGTCCAACTGGAACTCAGGCTATCTGCAGCCTTATCCCGGAGCGAATGATTTTAAAATTAAGAAATAA
- a CDS encoding NUDIX domain-containing protein — protein sequence MIDKINIRVYACAVKDKQVLTLFEEYAGEPLMKFPGGGLEYGEGVVECLHREFDEELNVKINVLEHFYTQENFLVSRFRENEQLLTIYYIVEIANEEDFIILDPCIEKTEWIDIDRPDNPFPLPIDKIVFDKLKEKFL from the coding sequence ATGATAGATAAGATCAACATTAGAGTGTATGCGTGTGCGGTAAAAGACAAACAAGTTCTTACATTATTTGAAGAATATGCCGGCGAGCCTTTAATGAAATTCCCGGGTGGCGGTTTGGAATACGGTGAAGGAGTTGTGGAATGTCTGCATCGTGAGTTTGATGAAGAACTCAATGTAAAAATTAATGTTCTGGAACATTTCTATACCCAGGAAAACTTTCTGGTTTCCCGTTTTAGAGAAAACGAACAGCTTCTTACCATCTATTATATAGTAGAGATAGCCAATGAAGAAGATTTTATTATTCTGGATCCTTGTATTGAAAAAACAGAATGGATTGACATAGACAGACCGGATAATCCTTTTCCGCTTCCCATTGATAAGATTGTCTTTGATAAATTAAAAGAAAAATTCCTGTAA
- the mnmD gene encoding tRNA (5-methylaminomethyl-2-thiouridine)(34)-methyltransferase MnmD has translation MKREIKTTNDGSKTLFINDLNENYHSHHGALQEAEHVFIKNGLNLVNDCEINILELGFGTGLNVLVTINEYLKTDKNHVINYFSLEKYPINESEVKDLAYFELFDNPAFKNIYQKIHLADWEKSVEIISGFNLKKIECDFFELKDIDLPKINLVYFDCFGARVQPDLWEKPLFELVSDKMAINGLLTTYSSKGSVRRILQELNFQVEKKQGPPGKREMINAIKL, from the coding sequence TTGAAAAGAGAAATTAAGACTACAAACGACGGAAGTAAAACATTGTTTATCAATGATTTAAACGAAAACTATCATTCTCATCACGGAGCACTTCAGGAAGCAGAACATGTGTTTATTAAAAATGGATTAAATTTAGTAAATGATTGCGAAATTAATATTTTAGAACTCGGTTTTGGAACAGGTTTGAATGTTTTAGTGACAATTAATGAATATTTAAAAACTGACAAAAATCATGTCATTAATTATTTTTCGCTTGAAAAATACCCCATAAATGAATCAGAAGTTAAGGATTTGGCTTACTTTGAACTTTTTGACAACCCAGCGTTTAAAAATATTTATCAGAAAATTCATCTGGCAGATTGGGAAAAGTCAGTAGAAATCATTAGTGGATTCAACTTAAAAAAGATAGAATGTGATTTTTTTGAGCTGAAAGACATAGATTTGCCCAAAATCAATCTTGTTTACTTCGATTGTTTTGGAGCCAGAGTGCAGCCTGACCTCTGGGAAAAACCCTTGTTTGAACTGGTTTCTGACAAAATGGCCATTAACGGATTATTAACCACCTATTCTTCAAAAGGCAGTGTAAGAAGAATACTTCAGGAGCTGAATTTCCAGGTGGAGAAAAAACAGGGGCCGCCGGGAAAAAGAGAGATGATTAATGCCATTAAATTATAG
- a CDS encoding branched-chain amino acid aminotransferase has translation MIIQKTENSRISTFDPNNFSFGGTFIDHMIICEYEDGKWGDVKLVPYGPIPFTPAMMGVNYGQACFEGMKAYKDKDGQVFLFRPEKNFERINKSAKRLAMPEVTEEMFLDGLKALVDIDREWIPQGEGMSLYIRPLIFATEEALKARVSNKYMFAIVATPAKSYYSEPVSVKISDHYSRAANGGVGSAKAAGNYAASFYPTQLAIEEGYEQIIWTDDATHEYFEESGTMNVFVRINDTIYTPPTSEKILDGVTRDSFIQLAKKRGIEVKVEPIAVKTVIEALKEGSLKELWGVGTAVVTTQFQALGYQGEKLELPRLSDEESYAALLKKDLVDLQNNLSEDPFGWRVIVDHALETV, from the coding sequence ATGATAATTCAAAAAACTGAAAACTCCAGAATTTCTACATTTGACCCTAATAATTTTTCATTTGGTGGTACTTTCATTGATCATATGATTATATGTGAGTATGAAGACGGAAAATGGGGAGATGTAAAATTAGTTCCTTACGGTCCGATACCATTTACCCCTGCTATGATGGGAGTAAACTATGGGCAAGCTTGTTTTGAAGGTATGAAAGCCTATAAAGACAAAGACGGGCAGGTTTTCCTTTTCAGGCCTGAAAAGAATTTTGAACGTATCAATAAGTCCGCAAAACGTCTTGCTATGCCTGAGGTAACCGAGGAAATGTTTTTAGACGGATTAAAGGCACTGGTAGATATCGATAGAGAGTGGATTCCACAGGGGGAAGGAATGTCACTTTACATCAGACCATTGATTTTTGCTACAGAGGAAGCTTTAAAAGCAAGAGTATCTAATAAATATATGTTTGCCATAGTTGCAACACCAGCGAAGAGCTATTATTCTGAGCCGGTATCTGTAAAAATCTCTGATCACTATTCAAGAGCTGCAAACGGGGGAGTAGGTTCTGCAAAAGCTGCAGGAAACTATGCTGCTTCTTTCTATCCGACCCAGCTGGCTATTGAAGAAGGATATGAGCAAATCATCTGGACAGATGATGCTACGCACGAATACTTTGAAGAGAGCGGTACCATGAATGTATTTGTAAGAATTAATGATACAATCTATACGCCTCCAACATCTGAGAAAATCCTTGACGGGGTAACAAGAGACAGCTTTATCCAGTTGGCTAAAAAAAGAGGAATTGAAGTAAAAGTAGAGCCTATTGCTGTGAAAACAGTTATCGAAGCTTTGAAAGAAGGTTCTCTTAAAGAACTATGGGGAGTAGGTACAGCAGTAGTAACCACTCAGTTCCAGGCTTTAGGATATCAGGGTGAAAAACTGGAGCTTCCAAGATTATCTGACGAAGAAAGCTATGCTGCACTTCTTAAGAAAGATCTGGTAGACCTTCAGAACAATCTTTCTGAAGATCCTTTCGGATGGAGAGTGATTGTAGATCACGCTCTTGAAACAGTATAA
- a CDS encoding FKBP-type peptidyl-prolyl cis-trans isomerase, whose protein sequence is MKKILFISAISLLSCNRNAQTAHPPVGGVLSQKDLDVSKNRMKNLNVIERGQIQDWISGQSVKYYPTQLNYWVTVEGYDQRERRKDESLISYSYDLYDFDQTKIYDQPFERRDARFGHFDELRAVENALRFIHDGEEVTLLVPSSLAYGTYGDEKKIDNDIPLIIKLKAL, encoded by the coding sequence ATGAAAAAAATACTCTTCATATCAGCCATAAGCCTGTTGAGCTGCAACAGAAATGCACAGACCGCACATCCTCCCGTAGGAGGAGTTTTAAGCCAAAAGGATCTGGATGTTTCTAAAAACAGGATGAAAAACCTCAATGTCATAGAGAGAGGACAGATTCAGGATTGGATCAGTGGCCAGTCTGTGAAGTATTATCCTACGCAGCTTAATTACTGGGTAACGGTGGAAGGCTACGATCAGAGAGAAAGAAGGAAAGACGAATCTTTGATTTCATATTCTTATGATCTTTACGATTTTGACCAAACTAAAATCTATGACCAGCCTTTTGAAAGGAGAGATGCCAGATTCGGGCACTTTGATGAACTGAGAGCAGTGGAGAACGCTTTGCGTTTTATACATGATGGAGAGGAAGTAACGCTTTTGGTGCCGTCTTCTCTGGCCTACGGAACTTACGGAGACGAAAAGAAAATAGACAACGACATTCCCTTAATCATAAAATTAAAAGCATTATAA
- a CDS encoding peptidylprolyl isomerase, with the protein MNVDKETYEGLNDGLYANLQTTKGNLIVKFEDKKAPVTVANFIGLAEGKIDNKAKAKGVPYYDGTIFHRVIKDFMIQGGDPKGTGAGDPGYKFEDERNDLKHTGKGILSMANSGPNTNGSQFFITEVATPWLDGRHTIFGKVVKGEDVIDAIANVEKGAQDKPKTDIVLEKVSVFSKGDEYKHYDAAKTFNEGKAKIAENNKAFIAKEEAEKKKKEEEFKANQEKLVENLKAGMQKTESGLYYKITKTADGKAPKAGDNVSVHYAGRLVDGTEFDSSFKRNEPIEIPIGMGRVIKGWDEGILLLKEGETATLLIPPAMAYGERGAGGVIPPNSWLVFDVELVKVK; encoded by the coding sequence ATGAACGTAGACAAAGAAACTTACGAAGGTCTTAATGACGGACTTTATGCCAATCTTCAAACTACAAAAGGTAATTTAATTGTAAAATTTGAAGACAAGAAAGCACCAGTAACTGTAGCCAACTTTATCGGTCTTGCAGAAGGGAAAATCGACAACAAAGCTAAGGCTAAGGGAGTTCCTTACTATGACGGAACTATTTTCCACAGAGTAATCAAAGATTTCATGATCCAGGGAGGTGATCCTAAAGGAACAGGAGCAGGTGATCCGGGATATAAATTCGAGGATGAAAGAAACGACCTTAAACACACAGGAAAAGGAATTCTTTCTATGGCAAACTCAGGACCTAATACGAACGGTTCTCAGTTCTTCATTACGGAAGTGGCTACCCCTTGGTTAGACGGAAGACACACGATCTTCGGAAAAGTGGTAAAAGGTGAAGATGTGATTGATGCGATTGCGAATGTTGAAAAAGGAGCTCAGGATAAACCTAAAACTGACATCGTTTTAGAAAAAGTTTCTGTTTTCAGCAAAGGTGATGAGTACAAGCACTACGATGCCGCTAAAACTTTCAACGAAGGAAAAGCTAAAATCGCGGAAAACAACAAAGCTTTTATCGCTAAAGAAGAAGCTGAAAAGAAGAAAAAAGAAGAAGAGTTCAAAGCAAACCAGGAAAAATTAGTTGAAAACCTAAAAGCGGGTATGCAAAAAACAGAATCAGGTCTTTACTATAAAATCACAAAAACAGCTGACGGTAAAGCTCCAAAAGCGGGTGACAATGTATCTGTACACTACGCAGGTAGATTGGTAGACGGAACTGAATTCGATTCTTCATTCAAAAGAAATGAGCCTATCGAAATTCCAATCGGAATGGGAAGAGTAATCAAAGGATGGGATGAAGGAATCCTGTTACTGAAAGAAGGTGAAACTGCTACATTATTGATCCCGCCGGCAATGGCTTACGGAGAAAGAGGAGCAGGAGGAGTAATCCCGCCAAACTCATGGTTGGTTTTCGATGTTGAGCTTGTAAAAGTAAAATAA